Proteins found in one Zea mays cultivar B73 chromosome 1, Zm-B73-REFERENCE-NAM-5.0, whole genome shotgun sequence genomic segment:
- the LOC100282719 gene encoding nuclear transcription factor Y subunit A-1 isoform X1 yields MSSMESRPGRTNLVEPIGHGAALPSGGQAVQPWWTSSGAVLGAVSPAVVAVAPGSGTGISLSSSPAGGSGGGGAAKGAASDESSEDSRRSGEPKDGSASQEKNHATSQIPALAPEYLAPYSQLELNQSIASAAYQYPDPYYAGMVAPYGSHAVAHFQLPGLTQSRMPLPLEVSEEPVYVNAKQYHGILRRRQSRAKAELEKKVVKARKPYLHESRHQHAMRRARGNGGRFLNTKKSDSGAPNGENAEHLHVPPDLLQLRQNEA; encoded by the exons ATGAGCAGCATGGAGTCGCGGCCGGGCCGAACGAACCTGGTGGAGCCCATAGGGCACGGCGCCGCGCTGCCGTCCGGCGGCCAGGCAGTGCAGCCGTGGTGGACGAGCTCCGGGGCTGTGCTCGGTGCAGTCTCGCCAGCCGTCGTGGCGGTGGCGCCCGGGAGCGGGACGGGGATTAGCCTGTCGAGCAGCCCGGCAGGTGGTAGTGGTGGTGGCGGCGCGGCTAAAGGAGCCGCGAGTGACGAGAGCAGCGAGGATTCACGGAGATCTGGGGAACCAAAAG ATGGAAGCGCTAGTCAAGAAAAGAACCATGCCACATCGCAGATACCCGCTCTGGCGCCAGAGTATTTGGCACCATACTCGCAGCTGGAACTGAACCAATCAATT GCTTCTGCAGCATATCAGTACCCAGATCCTTACTATGCAGGCATGGTTGCTCCCTATGGAAGTCATGCTGTG GCTCATTTTCAGCTACCTGGACTAACTCAATCTCGAATGCCATTACCTCTTGAAGTATCCGAGGAGCCTGTTTATGTAAATGCCAAGCAGTACCATGGTATCTTAAGACGACGGCAGTCCCGTGCTAAGGCTGAACTTGAGAAAAAGGTGGTCAAAGCCAGAAAG CCATACCTTCACGAGTCTCGTCATCAGCACGCGATGAGGAGGGCAAGAGGAAACGGGGGACGCTTCCTGAACACAAAGAAAAGTGACAGTGGTGCTCCCAATG GCGAAAACGCCGAGCATCTCCATGTCCCTCCCGACTTACTACAGCTACGACAGAACGAGGCTTGA
- the LOC100282719 gene encoding Nuclear transcription factor Y subunit A-1, whose product MSSMESRPGRTNLVEPIGHGAALPSGGQAVQPWWTSSGAVLGAVSPAVVAVAPGSGTGISLSSSPAGGSGGGGAAKGAASDESSEDSRRSGEPKDGSASQEKNHATSQIPALAPEYLAPYSQLELNQSIASAAYQYPDPYYAGMVAPYGSHAVAHFQLPGLTQSRMPLPLEVSEEPVYVNAKQYHGILRRRQSRAKAELEKKVVKARKPYLHESRHQHAMRRARGNGGRFLNTKKSDSGAPNGGENAEHLHVPPDLLQLRQNEA is encoded by the exons ATGAGCAGCATGGAGTCGCGGCCGGGCCGAACGAACCTGGTGGAGCCCATAGGGCACGGCGCCGCGCTGCCGTCCGGCGGCCAGGCAGTGCAGCCGTGGTGGACGAGCTCCGGGGCTGTGCTCGGTGCAGTCTCGCCAGCCGTCGTGGCGGTGGCGCCCGGGAGCGGGACGGGGATTAGCCTGTCGAGCAGCCCGGCAGGTGGTAGTGGTGGTGGCGGCGCGGCTAAAGGAGCCGCGAGTGACGAGAGCAGCGAGGATTCACGGAGATCTGGGGAACCAAAAG ATGGAAGCGCTAGTCAAGAAAAGAACCATGCCACATCGCAGATACCCGCTCTGGCGCCAGAGTATTTGGCACCATACTCGCAGCTGGAACTGAACCAATCAATT GCTTCTGCAGCATATCAGTACCCAGATCCTTACTATGCAGGCATGGTTGCTCCCTATGGAAGTCATGCTGTG GCTCATTTTCAGCTACCTGGACTAACTCAATCTCGAATGCCATTACCTCTTGAAGTATCCGAGGAGCCTGTTTATGTAAATGCCAAGCAGTACCATGGTATCTTAAGACGACGGCAGTCCCGTGCTAAGGCTGAACTTGAGAAAAAGGTGGTCAAAGCCAGAAAG CCATACCTTCACGAGTCTCGTCATCAGCACGCGATGAGGAGGGCAAGAGGAAACGGGGGACGCTTCCTGAACACAAAGAAAAGTGACAGTGGTGCTCCCAATG GAGGCGAAAACGCCGAGCATCTCCATGTCCCTCCCGACTTACTACAGCTACGACAGAACGAGGCTTGA